Below is a genomic region from Alphaproteobacteria bacterium.
GGTAATTATGACCCAAAATGGCCGCAATCTTTTTAGCTTCGGTTTGAATACCCAAAGCCAAATAACACTCAACTAAACGATACAAAGCTTCTTCGATATGTGTTGTTTTTTGGTATTGATTCATCACACGTGTAAAACGGCTTAAAGCAGCTGTATATTGACCTTTGTTAAGATAAAAACGGCCAATTTCCATTTCTTTACCCGCTAAATGATCAAAAACGAGGTTTCTTTTGACATTCGCGTCTTTTGCATAATGTGAATCTGGAAAACGTTTAATGAGCTCATCAAAACTTTTAAGAGAAAGCTCTGTCATAATTTGATCACGACCAACGTCTGATATGCGTTCGTAAAAACAAATGGATTTTAGATAATGCGCATAAGCAATATCTTTGTCGCCAGGTCGTAACGCAATAAATTTGTCTAATATGATAACAGCATCATCATATTTATCATCAGCATAATATGAAAAGG
It encodes:
- a CDS encoding outer membrane protein assembly factor BamD; protein product: MRFLTPFALSVLILSGCAKKEEYIERPVEIIYNDAYDNFKNGSYGKAAPAFEEVERQHPYSLWAIKSQLMAAFSYYADDKYDDAVIILDKFIALRPGDKDIAYAHYLKSICFYERISDVGRDQIMTELSLKSFDELIKRFPDSHYAKDANVKRNLVFDHLAGKEMEIGRFYLNKGQYTAALSRFTRVMNQYQKTTHIEEALYRLVECYLALGIQTEAKKIAAILGHNYPSSIWYRNAFDLIKSGNINPKYEPDSWWARPWKHIL